The following is a genomic window from Pseudomonas lurida.
GCGGCTGGACGGGTGCCCGCTCAGTTGCACCGGGGCTGACAGCTTGCCCGTGGCGTCGACCGGCAAAACAGCCAGGCTGCCGCCCGGGTCTTCGAGCACCGAATAGTTGGCGACGAACAGATAGCGCCCGTCAGCGGCGACGCTGGAATGGGTCGGTTCACTGCCCAGGCTCTGCACCTGGTTGACCAAGGTGAGCTGATGGTTCTGCGGATCAATGCTGTAGCTGCTCACGCGCCCAACCGAGTCCTTCTGGCCCGGCCCGTTTTCGTTGACCACGAACAGGTGTTTCTGGTCCTTGGAGACCGTCAGCCACGACGGGTTGGCAGCCTTCGCCGCCAGTACCGGCTCGCCACTGAACTGGCCCTTGCGGCTGTCGAATTGCAGGCGATAGATCCCTTCGCTGGTGCCGGCGGTGTAACTGCCCACCAGCAACTCGTAGGTCTCGGCTGGTGCGGCCTGCGCCGACATCGCACCAACACTCCCTGCCATCAGCAGGGGCCAGAATTTACGCATCATCATCGGCTTCATCCTCGTCGTTATTGTTGCCGGTGAAGGCGCTCATGCAGATCAGGCGGTGCTCGCCCGAATCACCGGTAAGGGTCCAGCTGTGCAAGGTGTCATCGAAGGTGGCGGCCTGCACTTGCTCCAGGCTGAAGCTCCAGCGTTTTTCCGCGCGGCCGTCCATGGCAGTGATCAGCAGTTTTTCTTTGCCGAGTTCAAAGTCGAAGGCGTGCAGCCCATCGATTTCAAGCATGTCGGAGGTTTCAAGGACGGCAGGCAAATTATCAGTCATCACAGTCTTTCATCAGGTTCAAAGGGCTAATCATAGGCCAGTTTGCTGCCAGGGCCTAAAACCATAACCCGCTACCGCCTGGCCGCAACGCAGCGCATTACCTTGCACGGGCGTGTCTTTATCCCCTGTAAAGGAATACCCATGACAGACCCGAATACCCTCCTCGCCGCACACCCGACCCGACAAGCGGTTGAGGCCCAGTTTCGCACGCGTCCGACATTGCGCTCAGTGACCCGGCAGTTGCTGGCCGAGCAGTTGAAGGGAAAATACCCGCCACTCACCTACCCCGTTGATGAACTGCGACTGGCCGTGCCCCGTGAAGGCGGCGGCCGCGTGCTCCTGCCGCTGCTGGAAGTGGCGCTGAGCCACATGGCCGATGGCAGTTTCCCCGACTTGTCTACACGCCACGGCCTCGATGGCTACCTGAGCGGGGCCACCGGTTCTCGGCTTGGATTTGAAGCCGATGGGCCGCGTGACTACGACCTTGAGGTGATCGAAACCCTCATCCGAGAACTGCCGTCCATACTGCACATCGGCTTTCAAGACGCCCTGGCCACGTATTGGAGTGAGGACAGTGGTGCCGGCGGCAGTCGTTGGCTATGGCTGGCCGGCGTCCTGCGAGGCACGCTGCTCGACTCGGCGATTCGCCAGGCCAATGGCGCGACGCCAGTGCTGAAAACCCTCGACACACTGGCTCGCTATCCCGACCGCGCTGCGCGCGCACACCGCCCCTGGCCCGAGCGTGCCGTGCACGCCTATACCGTGGAGACCCACCTGGAGCAGGCGGGCCGGCGGATCACGTTGCAAGCCAGCGACCTGCTGGTGGTCTGCCAGGCGCACGTGTTGCTGTGTCACGTGGCGGGCCAGATCGAGGTGTTCGCCGACCTCGATGCCTTCGGCAAGGCGTGGGGCGCACGCTTGCAACGGCGCTACAGCGTCGACAGGATCACCTGGCAACAGTACGAACCCGATGGCGATATCTTTGAGGTGCAAGCCGCGCTGATTGCCAATCGGCAACTGGATGACCTCGCCGCGATCCAACTGCCCGGCACCTGCACCGTGCAGGCGTTGGAGCAGCTGTTTGCCGAGGTGACGTACCCGGCACGTTTATTCACGCCTTCGGCCCCCACGCCCCTGGCAACCTTGGCGCCGATCCAGGCCGGCCTGCCCGGCTGGTTGCAACATGCCAGCGCCGCCGACCGCCTGGCCTACCGCCAGTGCCTGTTGGAGCAAGCCGGCATTCGCCGCCTGACCCTAGGCGACTCGGACTTCGAGGGCCTGGAAACGCTGCGCAGTTACGCCACCGCGCACTTGAATCATCAGTTGTGCCTGGACCGCAACCTGGCCTTGACCGGCTCACGCATCTGCGACGACCTGGCCGTAGGCTACAACGCCGACGACCTGCAACTGACGTTTCACGTCGCGGTGGGCAGCCTGCAGGGCGGCTATGTCGAACCCGAGTCCATGAGCCTGGTCGACCTGGCCGTGAAAAACCTCTGCGCAAAGCCCACCGGCCGCATGACCCTGCGCCACCGCGCGGGCCGGGTGATC
Proteins encoded in this region:
- a CDS encoding DUF5629 family protein, giving the protein MTDNLPAVLETSDMLEIDGLHAFDFELGKEKLLITAMDGRAEKRWSFSLEQVQAATFDDTLHSWTLTGDSGEHRLICMSAFTGNNNDEDEADDDA